One Streptococcus sp. zg-86 DNA window includes the following coding sequences:
- a CDS encoding putative holin-like toxin — protein sequence MSVAEALQIMLGFGGFILSLLTFVMALILLRDKK from the coding sequence TTGTCCGTTGCAGAAGCGTTACAGATTATGCTAGGATTTGGTGGTTTCATCCTTAGCTTATTAACATTTGTAATGGCATTAATTTTGCTTCGAGATAAAAAATAA
- the uvrB gene encoding excinuclease ABC subunit UvrB: MIDRSTHNQFKLVSKYQPSGDQPQAIEALVDNIEGGEKAQILLGATGTGKTYTMSQVIARVNKPTLVIAHNKTLAGQLYGEFKEFFPENAVEYFVSYYDYYQPEAYVPSSDTYIEKDSSVNDEIDKLRHSATSALLERNDVIVVASVSCIYGLGSPKEYADSVVSLRPGLEISRDKLLNDLVDIQFERNDIDFQRGRFRVRGDVVEVFPASRDEHAFRVEFFGDEIDRIREIEALTGQVLGEVDHLAIFPATHFVTSDDYMETAIAKIQAELAEQLQVFEKEGKLLEAQRLKQRTEYDIEMLREMGYTNGVENYSRHMDGRSEGEPPYTLLDFFPDDFLIMIDESHMTMGQIKGMYNGDRSRKEMLVNYGFRLPSALDNRPLRREEFESHVHQIVYVSATPGDYENEQTDTIVEQIIRPTGLLDPEVEVRPTMGQMDDLLEEITIRAEKGERTFITTLTKKMAEDLTDYLKEMGVKVKYMHSDIKTLERTEIIRDLRLGVFDVLIGINLLREGIDVPEVSLVAILDADKEGFLRNERGLIQTIGRAARNSKGHVIMYADKVTDSMQRAMDETARRRQIQMEYNEKHGIIPQTIKKEIRDLISVTKSVLPDKEETVDVESLNKQERREMIKKLEGQMQEAAELLDFELAAQIRDMILEIKALD; the protein is encoded by the coding sequence ATGATTGATAGAAGTACACATAATCAGTTTAAATTAGTATCCAAGTATCAGCCGTCTGGAGATCAGCCGCAAGCTATTGAAGCCTTAGTGGACAATATTGAAGGTGGAGAAAAGGCGCAGATTTTACTAGGGGCAACAGGGACTGGTAAGACATATACCATGAGCCAAGTTATTGCTCGGGTCAATAAACCAACCCTAGTCATTGCCCATAACAAGACCTTGGCAGGGCAGTTGTATGGTGAGTTCAAGGAATTTTTCCCTGAAAATGCAGTGGAATACTTTGTATCCTACTATGATTATTATCAGCCAGAAGCCTATGTCCCTTCAAGCGATACCTATATTGAAAAGGATAGCTCGGTCAACGATGAGATTGATAAGCTCCGCCATTCTGCAACCTCTGCCCTCCTAGAGCGCAATGATGTGATTGTGGTTGCTTCCGTATCCTGTATTTATGGTTTGGGATCGCCCAAGGAATACGCAGACAGCGTGGTTAGTTTACGCCCCGGACTTGAAATCTCACGGGATAAATTGCTCAATGACCTAGTGGATATTCAGTTTGAACGCAATGATATTGACTTTCAACGTGGGCGTTTTCGTGTTCGAGGTGATGTTGTTGAAGTTTTCCCAGCCAGTCGAGATGAACATGCTTTTCGAGTGGAATTTTTCGGTGATGAAATTGATCGGATTCGTGAAATCGAAGCTCTGACAGGTCAAGTCTTGGGAGAAGTAGACCATTTAGCCATTTTCCCAGCCACTCACTTCGTAACCAGTGATGATTACATGGAAACAGCCATCGCTAAAATCCAAGCAGAGCTGGCAGAACAACTCCAAGTATTTGAAAAAGAAGGAAAGCTCCTTGAAGCGCAACGCCTCAAACAAAGAACAGAGTATGATATTGAAATGCTCCGAGAAATGGGTTACACCAATGGCGTGGAAAACTATTCTCGGCACATGGATGGCCGTAGTGAAGGTGAGCCACCTTATACCCTACTTGATTTCTTTCCAGATGATTTTCTGATTATGATTGATGAGAGTCATATGACCATGGGGCAGATAAAAGGTATGTATAATGGTGACCGTTCTCGTAAGGAAATGCTAGTTAATTATGGTTTTCGCTTACCGAGTGCCCTTGACAATCGTCCCCTTCGCCGTGAGGAATTTGAAAGTCATGTTCATCAGATTGTCTACGTGTCTGCGACACCAGGAGATTACGAAAATGAACAGACAGATACCATTGTTGAGCAAATCATTCGTCCAACAGGGCTTCTTGATCCAGAAGTGGAAGTTCGTCCAACCATGGGACAAATGGATGATTTATTAGAGGAAATTACGATCCGAGCCGAAAAAGGGGAACGCACCTTTATCACCACTTTGACCAAAAAAATGGCTGAAGACTTGACCGACTATCTCAAAGAAATGGGGGTCAAGGTCAAGTACATGCACAGTGATATTAAGACACTTGAACGAACGGAGATTATTCGTGACCTGCGTTTGGGAGTTTTTGATGTCCTCATCGGAATCAACTTATTGCGGGAAGGAATTGATGTACCAGAGGTCAGTCTGGTTGCGATTCTGGATGCAGATAAGGAAGGTTTTTTGCGCAATGAGCGTGGGTTGATACAGACCATTGGACGTGCGGCCCGAAATAGCAAGGGGCATGTCATTATGTATGCGGATAAAGTCACAGACTCCATGCAGAGAGCCATGGATGAAACTGCCCGCCGTCGCCAGATTCAAATGGAGTACAATGAAAAACATGGCATTATTCCACAGACAATCAAGAAGGAAATCCGTGATTTAATCAGCGTAACGAAAAGTGTTCTGCCTGATAAGGAAGAGACAGTGGATGTTGAAAGCCTCAACAAGCAAGAACGCCGTGAGATGATAAAGAAACTAGAAGGACAAATGCAAGAAGCAGCAGAATTGCTTGACTTCGAACTTGCCGCCCAAATCCGCGATATGATTTTGGAAATCAAGGCCTTGGATTAG
- a CDS encoding putative holin-like toxin, with translation MLSTFEVLTLLFVAGNFVIALVKLILELIKTTKK, from the coding sequence ATGTTGTCAACGTTCGAAGTATTGACGCTTTTATTTGTAGCAGGTAACTTTGTTATCGCTCTTGTGAAGCTCATCTTAGAACTGATCAAAACAACAAAAAAGTAA
- a CDS encoding helix-turn-helix domain-containing protein, whose amino-acid sequence MFTKRLKDLRLQAGLTQREIADYFNTSPQSYAQWEKGLRKPSSDSLEKLARYFNVSTDYLLGKTEFKQPAPNLLSEAEQAFQTAIEIHQLTETAQETLKADLVAFIEKRAKELALKGR is encoded by the coding sequence ATGTTTACAAAACGATTAAAAGATTTGCGACTACAAGCTGGTCTCACCCAGCGGGAAATTGCTGATTATTTCAACACCAGCCCACAAAGTTATGCCCAATGGGAAAAAGGATTGCGCAAGCCCTCAAGCGACAGTTTAGAAAAGCTAGCTCGCTATTTCAATGTCTCAACAGACTACCTTCTTGGAAAAACCGAGTTCAAACAACCAGCACCCAATCTCCTTAGCGAAGCCGAACAGGCCTTTCAAACTGCTATCGAAATCCATCAGCTCACAGAAACCGCACAAGAAACCCTCAAAGCAGACCTCGTAGCCTTCATCGAAAAACGTGCCAAAGAATTAGCCCTAAAAGGTCGTTAA
- a CDS encoding putative holin-like toxin, whose amino-acid sequence MKGGAEFLTAFEVVQTLLGFGSFTITLIGLCYKIFKDDDKKK is encoded by the coding sequence ATGAAAGGAGGAGCTGAATTTTTGACCGCTTTTGAAGTTGTGCAGACGCTTCTTGGTTTTGGTAGCTTTACTATTACTTTGATAGGCTTGTGCTATAAAATCTTCAAAGATGATGACAAAAAGAAATAG
- a CDS encoding CPBP family intramembrane glutamic endopeptidase — MEKNRMLQAVAIQPTKILNWLYALFIPFFMQFILFVGSFVGFIILGILFGISEALLLVSPSEGIFGVVDPIFIQLLVFAFPSALIMLWVRFGEKRPISGLGLYQKGAVKELAKGLGVGIFLISVVVFLQYITGSIHLTGIHISVATVLNFLLIFPCWFIQSGTEELSTRGWVFPVVSRKTNLPIGLATSSILFALLHLGNPSVNGIALVNIALFGLFACLYVLKTDNIWGVSAIHAAWNCFQGTVFGVNVSGITISYSLMRFEPTTAPVYLSGGDFGAEGSIIASIVLAIGCLYLTWDLYRSKKEA; from the coding sequence ATGGAAAAAAATAGAATGTTGCAAGCAGTAGCGATTCAGCCTACTAAAATCTTAAATTGGCTCTATGCGCTCTTTATACCATTTTTTATGCAATTTATCTTATTTGTAGGTTCTTTTGTGGGATTCATCATTTTAGGAATACTATTTGGAATATCTGAAGCATTATTGCTTGTGAGTCCATCTGAGGGTATCTTTGGTGTGGTGGATCCTATCTTCATACAATTGCTCGTTTTTGCTTTTCCATCTGCGCTAATCATGCTTTGGGTACGGTTTGGAGAAAAACGCCCTATTTCTGGACTTGGTCTTTATCAGAAGGGAGCGGTGAAGGAACTGGCAAAAGGGCTAGGGGTCGGGATTTTCCTCATCTCAGTAGTTGTCTTTCTACAATATATAACTGGAAGTATTCATCTGACAGGGATTCATATCTCTGTGGCTACAGTGCTGAATTTCCTCTTGATTTTTCCATGTTGGTTTATCCAAAGTGGAACGGAAGAACTTTCCACTCGAGGTTGGGTCTTTCCAGTTGTATCAAGAAAGACAAACCTTCCTATCGGATTAGCGACATCTAGTATTTTATTTGCTCTTCTCCATTTGGGAAATCCGTCGGTTAACGGGATTGCCTTGGTCAATATTGCCCTGTTTGGCCTCTTTGCCTGTCTCTATGTCTTAAAGACAGATAATATCTGGGGTGTCTCAGCTATCCATGCTGCTTGGAATTGCTTCCAAGGAACGGTATTTGGCGTCAATGTCAGCGGTATTACGATATCCTACTCATTGATGAGATTTGAACCAACCACAGCTCCAGTTTATTTATCGGGTGGAGATTTCGGTGCAGAAGGTAGTATCATTGCTTCGATTGTTCTTGCAATCGGCTGTCTCTACCTCACTTGGGATTTGTATCGGTCAAAAAAAGAAGCATAG